Below is a window of Mycolicibacterium chitae DNA.
ACCAGGCGCTCGAACAGGGCGCCGCGGGATTCCTATCCAAGGAGTCGACCCGCGCGGAGATCGTCGATGCCGTGCACAACTGCGCGAAGGGCCGCGACGTGCTGGCGCCGGGTCTGGCCAGCGGCCTGGCGGGGGAGATCCGGCGGCGCAGCGAGCCCGAGGGGCCGGTCCTGAGTCCGCGGGAACGCGAGGTGCTCGGGCTCATCGCGGCCGGACGCAGCATCCCGGCGATGGCCGAGGAGCTGTACCTGGCGCCGTCGACCGTGAAGACCCACGTGCAGCGGTTGTACGAGAAGCTCGGGGTCGGCGACCGCGCCGCGGCCGTTGCCGAGGCGATGCGGCGCAGGCTGCTGGAATAGCGTGCTGGACTCGCCGGCTCGCATGGTCGAGCACCTTTCGGCCGAACCCGTACGGGTGTGGGCGATCCTGCGGCTACCGCTGATCGTGCTGATGCTGCTGCGGATCTACGTCGCCGGCGTGCAGCACTGGTTGCCGGTGCTCTACGGCGTGGTGCTGGCGGTGTATTGCGTTGCGGCGCTGAGCTGGTTGGTGTTCGTGCTCCGGCGACCGGTGCCGCGGTGGGGGCCGTGGGTCTCGGCGGCCATTGACGTGATCGCGGTGCTGGCGCTGTGCGTGGCCTCCGGCGGCGCGACCGCGGAGCTGCTGCCGCTGTTCCTGGTGCTGCCCATCTCGGTGGCCTTCCAGGACCGCCCGGCGCTGACCGCCACCCTCGGAATCAGCACGGCCGTGGGTTATCTGGTGGTCTGGTGGATCTTCTCGATGCGCGACGCCACCGTGGAGATGACGCGGGTGGTCTACGT
It encodes the following:
- a CDS encoding response regulator, which encodes MVGADGTEKVRVVVADDHPLFREGVVRALTSSGTVDVVAEADNGAAALELIRTHLPAVALLDYRMPDLDGAQVAAAVRRDELPTRVLLVSAHDESPIVYQALEQGAAGFLSKESTRAEIVDAVHNCAKGRDVLAPGLASGLAGEIRRRSEPEGPVLSPREREVLGLIAAGRSIPAMAEELYLAPSTVKTHVQRLYEKLGVGDRAAAVAEAMRRRLLE